AAGGAGCTCCGAGTATTCGGTGTACGCCGGAAGCGAGGGATTATCTTTAATAATCTGCTCCGTCGATTTAAATAAAAATCCCGCTTTGGAAGCTTTGATCATCGCGAGATCGTTAAACGAATCTCCCGCCGCGATCGTTTCGAAGCCGACCGACTGCAACGCTTTTACCGTCGCGAGTTTGCTTTCGGGGCAGCGCATTTTGTAACCGGTGATCTTTCCGCTTGCGTCGTGTTCCAGCGTATTGCAGAAAATCGTCGGACGGCCGAGCTTTTCCATAAGCGGAGCGGCAAACTGTTCGAAGGTATCGCTCAAGATGAGCACTTGCGAAAACGAACGCAGTTCGTCGAGAAAATCTTTTGCACCGGGCATCGGGTCGATTTTTTTAATCGTTTCGCGGATTTCGTTCAAACCGAGATTGTGTTTGTCGAGAATATCGATCCGGTAGCGCATCAGCGTATCGTAGTTCGGTTCGTCGCGCGTCGTACGCCGCAGTTCGGGAATGCCGGTCGCTTCGCTGAACGCGATCCATATTTCGGGAACGAGCACGCCTTCAAGATCAAGACAAGTGATAAACATACGTAAACTATAGCACATACGCCGGCAGGGAGCAAGCCGTAGTGCGAGGGGGATCAGGGATTACGCATGAAAAATGTATACACAGAAAAGAGACATAATATAAAATAAAAAAGGCGGAACGCGAGGCAGCGGCAATGCCGCCGAGCCGCTCAGACCGATGGCAAGCGAACTTTTTGGTAAAAAAGTTCGCGCAGTCCGATTCCAATCACGGTCTGCCGCGGCGAACGGCAGGGCTGCTGCCGGGAGTGCAGCCGATTTTTTACGGTAATGGTTATTTTTTGAGGAATATAGATTCTCATGCGTAAGCCCTGGTATATACAATAATTTTTATTGCTTTTTTTTGAAATACGGCACATAATTATTTATAGACTTTTCATGGAGGCAATATGAAAAAACGATTCGGAATGATGATTGCCGCGGCGGCTGCGGCGATCGCGCTTTTTGTAAGCGGCTGTGCAAGTACGCCTTCTCCCCGTCGGAGCGACGGCAAAGCGCATGAACTCGTCATCCTTCACGTCAACGATACGCACGGCGCCGTTTTGGCCACGAAGGACGGCGTCGGCGGGCTCGTGTCCATGGCGACGTTTATCAAGCAAGTGCGCGCGCAAAATAAAAACGTGCTCGTGCTTCACGCGGGAGACGTAAATACGGGTTCTGCGCTTTCGAATATGTTCA
This Treponema socranskii subsp. buccale DNA region includes the following protein-coding sequences:
- the thrH gene encoding bifunctional phosphoserine phosphatase/homoserine phosphotransferase ThrH; the protein is MFITCLDLEGVLVPEIWIAFSEATGIPELRRTTRDEPNYDTLMRYRIDILDKHNLGLNEIRETIKKIDPMPGAKDFLDELRSFSQVLILSDTFEQFAAPLMEKLGRPTIFCNTLEHDASGKITGYKMRCPESKLATVKALQSVGFETIAAGDSFNDLAMIKASKAGFLFKSTEQIIKDNPSLPAYTEYSELLAGIKNAMRR